A DNA window from Leptolyngbya sp. KIOST-1 contains the following coding sequences:
- a CDS encoding macrolide 2'-phosphotransferase: MSFTPAAILALARRHGLVLNSDTLKLNESGLDFQVAIAHTHANAPWLLRIPRRPDVLASAHREQTVLALVRPHLPVQVPDWQIHTPELIAYPLLRGKPAATIDLEQQAYRWAIDAQNLPDAYLLSLGQALAALHTIEPQTLAEAGLDNPSIATIRTTWADRIARVKADYPVNPQLWHRWQRWLDNDALWPECTVLIHGDLHPGHTLVNDQAQVTGLIDWTEARVDDPAPDFAAHYRVFGRDSLEVLLDYYGQNGGTVWPTMADQVVEYESAFGVEIAEFAERSGLEDYREMARPALSSEPKVPS; this comes from the coding sequence ATGTCTTTTACGCCCGCCGCCATTCTGGCCCTGGCCCGCCGCCACGGCTTAGTCCTAAATTCAGACACGCTAAAACTCAATGAGTCGGGGCTAGATTTTCAGGTGGCGATCGCCCACACCCACGCCAACGCCCCCTGGCTGCTGCGAATTCCTCGGCGGCCCGATGTGCTGGCCTCTGCTCATAGGGAGCAGACCGTTCTCGCCCTGGTGCGGCCCCACCTGCCCGTACAGGTGCCCGACTGGCAGATTCACACCCCCGAGCTGATTGCCTACCCCCTGCTTCGGGGCAAACCCGCCGCCACCATTGACCTAGAGCAGCAGGCCTATCGCTGGGCAATTGACGCCCAAAATTTGCCCGACGCCTACCTTCTATCCCTGGGGCAAGCTCTGGCAGCACTTCATACTATTGAGCCCCAGACCTTGGCTGAAGCCGGGTTAGACAATCCCTCCATCGCCACGATCAGAACCACCTGGGCCGATCGCATCGCCAGGGTGAAGGCCGATTACCCGGTGAACCCGCAGCTCTGGCACCGCTGGCAGCGCTGGCTGGATAACGATGCCCTCTGGCCCGAGTGCACGGTGCTTATCCACGGCGATCTGCACCCCGGCCACACTCTGGTAAACGACCAGGCCCAGGTCACCGGGTTGATCGACTGGACCGAGGCCCGAGTAGACGATCCGGCTCCAGACTTTGCCGCCCACTACCGGGTCTTTGGCCGCGATTCGCTGGAGGTGCTGCTGGACTACTATGGGCAGAACGGCGGTACTGTCTGGCCAACCATGGCCGACCAAGTTGTGGAATATGAGAGCGCCTTTGGGGTAGAAATCGCTGAGTTTGCCGAGCGATCGGGGTTGGAGGACTATAGGGAAATGGCCAGGCCGGCTCTTAGCAGCGAGCCCAAGGTACCGTCCTAG
- a CDS encoding phosphatase PAP2 family protein: protein MQLITQLGSEVFFLMFVSLLYWCVNARLGIQVALLLLLSTSINSALKLAFATPRPYWFKSPAEVRAIEVSFGLPSAHAQNAVVVWGLISQQRRHPLIKIGALLLIFLIGLSRIYLDVHFVIDVLTGWLAGAVVLFLFNRWVQPMAQWFLCYPLALQMAIALLSSLALLLPSIAIAELRDMGQFPLPWLETLQQINPEATPPPFSLEMPVSVAGTWLGLAVGLIWLAQRQPWQPTGTWQTRIIQYLIGIVVAVALWAGLAAVFPSGRTPIAYGLRYGRYALVGGWIGAGAPTVFRWMRRI, encoded by the coding sequence ATGCAGTTGATTACCCAGCTAGGGTCAGAAGTGTTCTTTCTGATGTTTGTGTCCCTGCTCTACTGGTGTGTGAACGCCCGACTCGGGATTCAGGTTGCCCTGCTGTTGTTGCTCAGTACCAGCATCAATAGCGCACTGAAGCTCGCTTTTGCCACCCCCCGCCCCTACTGGTTCAAGTCTCCCGCCGAAGTAAGGGCCATTGAGGTTTCGTTTGGCTTGCCCTCTGCCCACGCTCAAAATGCCGTGGTGGTTTGGGGGCTTATTTCTCAGCAACGACGGCATCCCCTGATCAAAATCGGGGCATTGCTGCTGATCTTTCTCATTGGTCTATCCCGAATTTATTTAGATGTTCACTTTGTCATTGATGTCCTGACCGGATGGTTGGCAGGGGCTGTGGTACTTTTCCTGTTCAACCGGTGGGTTCAACCGATGGCGCAATGGTTTTTGTGCTATCCATTGGCGCTTCAGATGGCGATCGCCCTCCTGTCTTCCCTGGCCCTATTACTGCCCAGTATTGCGATCGCGGAGTTGCGAGATATGGGCCAATTTCCTTTGCCCTGGCTGGAAACGCTGCAACAAATTAACCCAGAAGCTACCCCACCTCCCTTTTCCCTGGAAATGCCGGTTTCCGTTGCAGGCACCTGGTTGGGGCTGGCTGTGGGCCTAATCTGGCTCGCCCAGCGACAACCCTGGCAGCCAACAGGTACTTGGCAAACTCGAATTATTCAGTACCTGATTGGCATCGTTGTTGCGGTTGCTCTTTGGGCTGGCTTAGCTGCCGTATTTCCCTCAGGAAGAACACCCATTGCCTACGGCTTGCGCTATGGGCGGTACGCCCTGGTGGGTGGATGGATCGGGGCTGGTGCTCCTACGGTCTTTCGATGGATGAGGAGGATTTGA
- the arfB gene encoding alternative ribosome rescue aminoacyl-tRNA hydrolase ArfB yields the protein MLQITPRTAIPLSEIELSAVRSQGAGGQNVNKVATAIHLRFDIHASSLSPLYKERLLALNDSRITQDGVIVIKAQQHRTQEQNKDDALNRLKTLIQSVTVTPKKRKPTKPSKSAQKKRLDSKTKRSQLKAQRGNLRD from the coding sequence ATGCTGCAAATCACGCCCCGCACCGCTATTCCCCTCAGCGAAATCGAGCTGAGCGCCGTTCGCTCCCAGGGGGCGGGGGGCCAAAACGTGAACAAGGTGGCCACCGCCATTCACCTGCGCTTTGACATTCACGCCTCCTCCCTGTCGCCGCTCTACAAAGAGCGCCTGCTGGCCCTCAACGACAGCCGCATCACCCAGGACGGCGTGATTGTGATCAAGGCTCAGCAGCACCGCACCCAGGAGCAAAACAAAGACGACGCCCTCAACCGCCTCAAGACGCTAATTCAGAGCGTCACCGTAACCCCCAAAAAGCGCAAACCCACCAAACCCTCCAAAAGCGCCCAGAAAAAGCGCCTTGACAGCAAAACCAAACGCAGCCAGCTCAAAGCCCAGCGGGGCAACCTGCGAGATTAG
- a CDS encoding TPM domain-containing protein, whose amino-acid sequence MWIKSVTDRSLWRVGPGRSRYWLLGLVSAIALLLLALAGPAQAAYPAFLDAYVNDYGQVLSDGEKSLARAQLDQFRRRTGVHAVLLTVNSIYDYGTGDAALEPFATNLFNTWGIGDAGRNDGILLLVAPGDRQVRIELGMGYDRSYDRVAQAIVDDAMLPQFRQGNIGQGTLIGVNQIVQKFDPSSPPAVNPVLAYLPPELTEWVSPQVAIGGGLAAGGVGLFAGGLALKRLQRYRPRHCPKCRVALQRLDEQADDRYLSRGQRKEESLQSVDYDVWLCRSCGHHDVLSYGNLFSGYQKCPGCRHRTMTVTSRTLVAATEHRTGTAEVHEVCQFCDRNRRSTRTLPRRDPPSGGRSGGGRSSGGGASGRW is encoded by the coding sequence ATGTGGATCAAGTCTGTCACTGACCGATCGCTTTGGAGAGTGGGGCCAGGGCGATCGCGCTATTGGCTACTGGGGCTAGTGAGCGCGATCGCCCTGTTGCTGCTTGCGCTCGCGGGTCCAGCCCAGGCGGCTTATCCTGCTTTTTTAGATGCCTATGTCAACGACTATGGCCAGGTGCTCAGCGACGGCGAAAAGAGCTTGGCCAGGGCTCAGCTAGACCAGTTTCGCCGTCGCACTGGAGTCCACGCGGTGCTGCTGACGGTAAACTCGATCTACGACTACGGCACGGGCGATGCCGCCCTCGAACCCTTTGCCACCAACCTGTTCAATACCTGGGGGATTGGCGATGCCGGACGCAACGACGGCATTTTGCTGCTGGTGGCCCCCGGCGATCGCCAGGTCCGCATCGAGCTGGGCATGGGCTACGATCGCAGCTACGACCGGGTCGCCCAGGCCATCGTAGACGACGCCATGCTGCCCCAGTTCAGGCAGGGCAATATTGGCCAGGGCACGCTGATCGGCGTCAACCAAATTGTCCAGAAGTTTGACCCCAGCAGTCCGCCAGCGGTCAACCCGGTGCTGGCCTACCTGCCTCCCGAACTAACCGAATGGGTGTCGCCCCAGGTTGCAATTGGCGGCGGCCTGGCGGCGGGCGGAGTCGGCCTATTTGCGGGAGGGTTGGCCCTCAAGCGGCTACAGCGATACCGCCCGCGCCACTGCCCCAAGTGCCGCGTCGCCCTCCAGCGCCTGGACGAGCAGGCGGACGATCGCTACCTCAGCCGTGGCCAGCGCAAGGAAGAATCGCTCCAGTCGGTGGACTACGACGTCTGGCTTTGCCGCAGCTGCGGGCACCACGATGTGCTTTCCTACGGCAACCTGTTCTCGGGCTACCAAAAATGCCCTGGCTGCCGTCACCGGACCATGACCGTGACCAGCCGCACCCTGGTTGCCGCAACCGAGCACCGTACCGGTACAGCGGAGGTCCACGAAGTGTGTCAGTTCTGCGATCGCAATCGCCGCAGTACCCGTACATTACCTCGCCGGGATCCTCCCAGCGGGGGCAGATCGGGCGGCGGGCGCTCCTCGGGGGGTGGAGCCTCGGGCCGCTGGTAA
- a CDS encoding VOC family protein encodes MASSYKPPSYSSVSPYLVVNGADRTIQFLTEVFGATELRRFTDAQGQVIHAEVRLDDSVIMLGDQAEGWPARPAHVHIYVPDVDATYQSALAWGATSVQVPSQKDDDDKRGGVSDPGGTTWWIATLIE; translated from the coding sequence ATGGCCTCTTCCTACAAACCCCCCAGCTATTCCTCCGTATCGCCCTACCTGGTAGTAAATGGAGCCGATCGCACCATCCAATTTCTCACCGAGGTCTTTGGGGCCACCGAACTGCGCCGCTTCACCGACGCCCAGGGCCAGGTGATCCACGCCGAAGTGCGCCTCGACGACAGCGTGATCATGCTGGGGGATCAGGCTGAGGGCTGGCCCGCCCGCCCCGCCCATGTCCACATTTACGTGCCCGACGTGGACGCCACCTATCAGAGCGCCCTGGCCTGGGGGGCCACCTCGGTGCAGGTGCCCAGCCAAAAGGATGACGACGACAAACGCGGTGGGGTGAGCGACCCCGGCGGCACCACCTGGTGGATTGCCACCCTAATTGAGTAA
- the mddA gene encoding methanethiol S-methyltransferase — translation MVTQAPETPAQNKRPRKWFRVLAFIYGLVCYGVFFVTILYAIGFVGNLFVPKSIDSDPVNSLSQAIIVDIGLLGFFGLQHSGMARQEFKSRWTRIVPRPIERSTYVLFSSLCLLTLFYFWQPLSITIWHVDNPLARQVLYGLFGMGWLTVFASTFLIDHFDLFGLRQVYSYLRKKEYTPPEFVTPGPYKYVRHPLYVGFFIAFWATPTMTAAHLVFAVVTSLYILTAIQLEERDLVRLHGEDYAEYRRQVPMLIPFSRTGEEVNKQL, via the coding sequence ATGGTCACTCAAGCACCAGAAACACCCGCCCAAAACAAACGGCCCAGAAAATGGTTTAGAGTTCTGGCATTTATCTATGGTCTGGTTTGTTACGGAGTCTTTTTTGTCACAATTCTGTACGCGATCGGGTTTGTCGGCAATCTGTTCGTGCCGAAGTCAATTGACTCTGATCCCGTTAACTCCCTGAGTCAGGCAATTATTGTAGATATTGGCCTGCTCGGCTTCTTTGGCTTACAACACAGCGGCATGGCCCGCCAAGAATTCAAATCTCGGTGGACTCGTATCGTGCCCAGGCCGATTGAACGCAGCACCTACGTTCTGTTTTCCAGCCTTTGCTTACTGACCCTCTTTTACTTCTGGCAACCGCTCAGTATCACGATCTGGCATGTGGACAATCCCCTTGCGCGCCAGGTGCTCTATGGCTTGTTTGGGATGGGCTGGTTGACCGTATTTGCCAGCACTTTCTTAATCGATCATTTTGATTTGTTTGGCTTGCGCCAGGTGTACTCTTATCTGCGGAAAAAGGAGTATACACCGCCTGAATTTGTCACCCCTGGCCCTTACAAATACGTTCGCCATCCGCTCTATGTCGGTTTTTTCATTGCCTTCTGGGCAACACCGACGATGACGGCTGCCCATCTGGTGTTTGCCGTTGTCACCAGCCTTTATATTTTGACCGCCATTCAACTGGAAGAGCGCGATCTCGTCAGGCTCCATGGCGAAGACTATGCAGAGTACCGTCGGCAAGTGCCGATGCTGATTCCATTTAGCCGCACTGGAGAGGAGGTGAACAAACAGCTTTGA
- a CDS encoding tetratricopeptide repeat protein, whose translation MLDPAPWLRRSAQTYEKALQGGQQGIPADTLGRISGNLGTVYGLLANLEDPVPCLEKAVAAYQTALEHSPAAQSPIDYANLQNSLGAIHWRLAQHQDPRHHLPLAIAAYSEALAHRTAAAAPLEYAMIQNNLGIAYWSLAQHQQPMVLLERAIAAYRAALQYRTAPAAPAGCAATANNLGTAYWDLAQQVEASGKRQPLVAKDEADPADSEGQASEKQEDRRLNALQQAAVARAVSL comes from the coding sequence ATGCTCGACCCCGCCCCCTGGCTGCGGCGCAGTGCCCAGACCTACGAAAAAGCCCTCCAGGGCGGCCAGCAGGGAATTCCCGCCGACACCCTAGGGCGCATTTCCGGCAACCTGGGCACCGTCTACGGGCTGCTGGCCAATCTGGAGGATCCGGTGCCCTGTCTCGAAAAGGCAGTGGCGGCCTACCAAACCGCCCTGGAGCACAGTCCGGCGGCACAGTCGCCCATCGACTACGCCAACCTGCAAAACAGCCTGGGGGCAATTCACTGGCGGCTGGCCCAGCACCAGGACCCCCGGCACCACCTACCCCTGGCGATCGCGGCCTATAGCGAGGCCCTGGCCCACCGCACCGCCGCCGCAGCCCCCCTGGAATACGCCATGATCCAGAACAACCTGGGCATTGCCTACTGGAGCCTGGCCCAGCACCAGCAGCCCATGGTTTTGCTCGAACGGGCGATCGCCGCCTACCGGGCAGCACTCCAGTACCGCACCGCCCCCGCCGCCCCCGCCGGCTGTGCCGCCACTGCCAACAACCTGGGCACCGCCTACTGGGACCTGGCCCAGCAGGTAGAAGCCTCCGGTAAACGGCAGCCCCTTGTTGCCAAAGACGAGGCCGATCCTGCCGACAGCGAGGGCCAAGCCTCCGAAAAGCAGGAGGACCGCCGCCTGAACGCCCTGCAGCAGGCCGCAGTGGCGCGGGCGGTATCGCTGTAG
- a CDS encoding cupin domain-containing protein codes for MPHLVDFGNRAMLSTRFFVKRWVKAVVLSFVALAVIAACALAVAPARPILWAVNDPQLEWGACPDFFPTGCELAVLQGDPAENNSDIFFRVPPNSALPLHYHTSAERMTLVSGNLQLTFADQEPMQIAPGNYIYGPAELPHAGFCAAGDPCVLFIAFELPIDAIPVEPLEQA; via the coding sequence TTGCCACATCTTGTTGATTTTGGAAATAGAGCCATGTTATCGACACGCTTTTTTGTCAAACGATGGGTTAAGGCTGTGGTCCTGTCATTTGTGGCCCTAGCCGTTATTGCCGCCTGTGCTTTAGCTGTTGCGCCAGCAAGGCCAATTCTCTGGGCCGTCAATGATCCGCAGTTAGAGTGGGGAGCCTGTCCCGATTTCTTTCCAACGGGCTGTGAATTGGCGGTGCTTCAGGGTGATCCGGCTGAGAACAACTCAGATATTTTCTTCAGGGTGCCGCCCAATTCTGCCTTACCACTCCACTATCACACCTCAGCCGAACGCATGACCCTGGTATCGGGCAATCTGCAACTGACCTTTGCGGACCAGGAACCCATGCAAATCGCACCGGGCAACTACATTTATGGCCCGGCAGAATTGCCCCACGCAGGCTTCTGTGCGGCAGGGGACCCCTGTGTGCTGTTTATCGCCTTTGAATTGCCGATCGATGCCATTCCAGTTGAACCGTTGGAGCAAGCTTGA
- a CDS encoding MAPEG family protein yields MSQQSNAPVNLHQEEQSIRQAGTLSLLLCAFCFAIGYVTLPRVFEFPTLLMNRLAFALQASVFALLWVLIGVMMVSAGRRKSVEDVGGAASGPPSGKIAVSVAFLQNTLEQAVLAVGAYLALATLLSGPWLSLIVTAVVLFGVGRLLFLRGYRRDQRGAKGRAFGMTLTIWPTLAGYLLAIALIVIPA; encoded by the coding sequence ATGTCCCAGCAATCTAACGCGCCAGTCAATCTGCACCAGGAAGAGCAGTCCATTCGGCAAGCCGGAACCCTGTCGCTGCTGCTCTGCGCCTTCTGTTTTGCGATCGGCTATGTCACCTTGCCTCGGGTGTTTGAGTTCCCCACACTGCTGATGAATCGGCTAGCCTTCGCTTTGCAGGCCAGTGTGTTTGCGCTGCTGTGGGTGCTGATCGGGGTGATGATGGTGTCCGCTGGACGGCGCAAATCCGTCGAAGATGTTGGGGGAGCCGCTTCTGGTCCCCCCAGTGGCAAGATTGCCGTTTCGGTGGCCTTTCTGCAAAATACTCTGGAGCAAGCGGTGCTGGCGGTAGGAGCCTACCTGGCCCTGGCTACTCTGCTCAGCGGTCCCTGGCTGTCGCTGATTGTGACGGCGGTGGTGCTGTTTGGGGTGGGGCGGCTGCTTTTCTTGAGGGGCTACCGCCGCGACCAGCGGGGGGCAAAGGGGCGAGCCTTCGGCATGACCCTGACGATATGGCCGACCCTGGCCGGGTATCTGCTGGCGATCGCCCTGATCGTCATTCCTGCATAA
- a CDS encoding methyltransferase — protein sequence MVSQTQSAATASPQPADIVMQMVMGAWVSQAISTLTRLDVPDRLKDHGPQSVQALTQNLGVDAKPEFLERVLRACASIGLFSESADGRFGITPLSEVLTSDSPMSLKKLTEVFGASWWQLWGGLENALRTGQSQPIARFGMNYWEYCLSNPREMADFAAAMKANSLNSMRGVLGHCDFSQAKTVVDVGGGAGHLAIALLKQYPHLQAVVLDLPELISIAQQNMQGQDETITQRVKFVGGDMFRAVPEADVYILKHIMHDWDDAQCLQILKNCRQSMTGDGRLLCVDAVLPPLGDTQGTPAKFLDVNMIVFGGGNERTEEQWRELYAAAGFELIAITPLQDNFGTSIVEGKKAKSSSPRVCVE from the coding sequence ATGGTTAGTCAAACTCAATCTGCCGCCACAGCATCGCCCCAACCCGCAGATATCGTCATGCAAATGGTGATGGGTGCATGGGTGTCCCAGGCCATTTCGACTCTGACCCGACTGGATGTACCCGATCGCCTCAAAGACCACGGCCCACAATCGGTTCAGGCATTGACCCAAAACCTGGGCGTTGATGCCAAACCGGAATTTTTAGAACGGGTGCTGAGGGCCTGTGCCAGCATTGGACTGTTCAGCGAGAGTGCAGACGGACGGTTTGGCATCACTCCCCTCTCGGAGGTATTAACCAGTGATTCCCCCATGTCCCTCAAGAAGCTGACGGAGGTTTTTGGAGCCAGTTGGTGGCAGCTCTGGGGGGGACTGGAGAATGCCCTGAGAACCGGACAATCGCAGCCGATCGCCCGGTTTGGCATGAACTATTGGGAGTACTGCCTGTCCAACCCCAGGGAAATGGCCGACTTTGCCGCCGCTATGAAAGCCAACAGCCTCAACTCTATGCGGGGCGTGCTGGGCCATTGCGACTTTTCCCAGGCCAAAACAGTGGTGGATGTGGGCGGGGGTGCGGGGCATCTGGCGATCGCCCTCCTCAAGCAATACCCACACCTGCAAGCGGTGGTTCTCGACCTGCCGGAGCTGATTTCCATCGCCCAGCAAAACATGCAAGGGCAGGACGAGACGATTACCCAAAGGGTGAAATTTGTCGGTGGCGATATGTTCCGGGCCGTGCCTGAAGCCGATGTCTACATCCTCAAGCACATCATGCACGATTGGGACGATGCCCAATGCCTTCAGATCCTCAAAAACTGTCGGCAAAGCATGACAGGCGATGGCCGTTTACTGTGTGTCGATGCGGTGCTTCCCCCCCTGGGCGATACCCAGGGGACACCCGCTAAGTTTCTGGATGTGAATATGATCGTTTTTGGCGGCGGGAACGAACGAACGGAGGAGCAGTGGCGAGAACTGTACGCAGCGGCAGGCTTCGAGCTAATTGCGATTACCCCGCTGCAAGATAACTTTGGCACCAGTATTGTTGAAGGCAAGAAGGCTAAGTCTAGTTCCCCCCGAGTTTGTGTCGAGTAA
- a CDS encoding AraC family transcriptional regulator: MLRSKEPNVLTHSHVPGWEYVTGVPTPGLRSSIGFYSGYYQNADQPVRRLQAPSARVMLVLGFGADMSIRQIDSDINSEVNQSFVAGLDAQPLLREHNGERYCIAIALPPWAAYRLFQGAATEFVQDVVALEDIWGDVNLYMEQLSEQSSWQQRFAVVDRLLQEKFKTSKYRVRSEICWAWDQLAARGGCILIRQLARTIGWSDRYFIKRFQEQTGITPKAAARQMRFTQAYKLLRTSHDHTLSEIALACGYSDQSHLTREFHTFCGCLPTAFQKAKAAEADFPGLPGEPGIPGDLGGDFDR, from the coding sequence ATGCTTAGAAGTAAAGAGCCAAACGTTTTGACCCATTCACATGTTCCTGGCTGGGAATATGTTACCGGCGTGCCAACGCCTGGCTTGCGGTCTTCGATTGGTTTTTACAGTGGCTACTACCAAAATGCAGACCAACCAGTGCGCCGTTTACAAGCACCGAGTGCCCGGGTAATGCTTGTTTTGGGATTTGGCGCTGATATGAGCATTCGCCAGATTGACTCTGATATCAATTCTGAAGTCAATCAATCCTTTGTGGCTGGACTGGATGCCCAGCCCCTGTTGAGGGAGCACAACGGGGAGCGATATTGCATTGCGATCGCGTTGCCCCCCTGGGCCGCTTATCGACTGTTTCAAGGTGCAGCGACTGAGTTTGTTCAAGACGTCGTTGCCCTGGAGGACATTTGGGGCGATGTTAATCTGTATATGGAACAACTGAGTGAACAATCGTCCTGGCAACAACGGTTTGCAGTAGTCGATCGACTACTGCAAGAAAAATTCAAAACTTCTAAGTACCGCGTTCGTTCCGAGATTTGCTGGGCGTGGGATCAACTGGCGGCCCGAGGCGGTTGTATCTTGATCCGACAGTTGGCGCGAACGATTGGCTGGAGCGATCGCTACTTTATCAAGCGCTTTCAGGAGCAAACGGGGATAACCCCCAAGGCAGCGGCCCGCCAAATGCGATTTACCCAGGCTTACAAACTGCTCAGGACTTCCCATGACCACACCCTTAGCGAGATTGCGCTAGCGTGCGGGTACAGTGACCAGAGCCACCTCACGCGAGAGTTTCATACTTTCTGCGGCTGTTTGCCCACCGCTTTTCAGAAAGCTAAAGCTGCGGAAGCTGACTTTCCTGGCCTGCCAGGAGAGCCTGGGATTCCAGGCGATTTGGGTGGAGATTTTGATCGATAA
- a CDS encoding DUF1328 family protein, giving the protein MDLLTWAIIAAVIAIIAGALGFSGVARGAATIARLLFGVFLVIALILFVMVVLGVGLAT; this is encoded by the coding sequence ATGGATTTGCTGACCTGGGCGATCATTGCAGCCGTAATTGCGATTATCGCTGGAGCCCTGGGGTTCAGTGGTGTGGCTAGGGGAGCCGCCACCATTGCCCGTCTTCTGTTTGGCGTTTTCCTGGTGATAGCGCTGATCCTGTTTGTGATGGTAGTTTTAGGGGTGGGGCTTGCCACCTAA